The proteins below come from a single Vicugna pacos chromosome 13, VicPac4, whole genome shotgun sequence genomic window:
- the ZNF593OS gene encoding putative transmembrane protein ZNF593OS — protein sequence MRFRRLTPGYFRVLQMQIAGELKAEPRSSLAGIVAALLAVLGLGGSCYAVWKMVGQRRPPQAP from the exons ATGCGATTTCGGCGCCTGACCCCTGGCTACTTCCGAGTGCTACAG ATGCAGATAGCCGGGGAGCTGAAGGCAGAGCCCCGGAGTTCACTGGCTGGGATTGTGGCTGCACTGCTGGCTGTCCTTGGGCTGGGCGGCTCCTGCTATGCTGTCTGGAAGATGGTGGGGCAGCGGCGGCCGCCACAGGCTCCATGA
- the ZNF593 gene encoding zinc finger protein 593 yields the protein MGRSRRTGAHRAHSLARQMKAKRRRPDLDEIHRELRPQVASQPRPDPSNEPDPDLPGGGLHRCLACARYFIDSANLKTHFRSKDHKKRLKQLSVEPYSQEEAERAAGMGSYVPPQRLAVPTEVSTEASEMDTST from the exons ATGGGTCGCTCCCGCCGGACCGGCGCTCACCGAGCGCACTCCCTGGCCCGCCAGATGAAGGCGAAGCGGCGGCGGCCGGACCTAGATGAGATTCACCGCGAGCTGCGGCCCCAGGTTGCCTCACAGCCCCGTCCAGACCCGAGCAACGAGCCCGACCCTGACCTGCCAGGGGGCGGCCTGCATCGCTGTCTGGCCTGCGC GAGGTACTTCATCGATTCTGCCAACCTGAAGACTCACTTCCGATCCAAAGACCACAAGAAGAG ACTGAAGCAGCTGAGCGTGGAGCCCTACAGTCAAGAAGAGGCGGAGAGGGCGGCGGGTATGGGTTCCTATGTGCCTCCCCAGCGGCTGGCAGTGCCCACAGAAGTATCCACTGAAGCCTCTGAGATGGACACGTCTACCTGA
- the C13H1orf232 gene encoding uncharacterized protein C1orf232 homolog, with the protein MNQAFWKTYKSKVLQTLSGESEEDLAAERENPALAESEMAEPTEEAFNPMSQLARRVQGVGVKGWLTMSSLFNKEDEDKLLPPEPCADHPLAAQPASEAAVAAAEPRGPGFWDSFASRWQQQQAAAVSMLRGAEPTLEPDPEVGDEAAERPEPREADPAAGFKWGFLTHKLAEMRVKAAPKGD; encoded by the exons ATGAACCAGGCCTTCTGGAAAACCTACAAGTCTAAAGTACTGCAGACCCTGAGTGGGGAATCTGAGGAGGACCTGGCAGCGGAG AGGGAGAACCCAGCGTTAGCGGAGTCTGAGATGGCAGAACCGACTGAAGAGGCCTTCAATCCCATGTCACAGCTGGCCCGCCGG GTTCAAGGGGTTGGGGTGAAAGGTTGGCTGACAATGTCATCTCTGTTTAACAAAGAAGATGAGGACAAGCTGCTGCCACCAGAGCCCTGTGCTGacca CCCCCTGGCGGCGCAGCCTGCCTcggaggcggcggtggcggcggcagaGCCGCGCGGACCGGGGTTCTGGGACTCGTTCGCCAGcaggtggcagcagcagcaggcggCGGCGGTGTCCATGCTGCGTGGCGCAGAACCCACCCTGGAGCCGGACCCTGAAGTCGGGGACGAGGCTGCCGAGCGCCCCGAGCCGCGGGAAGCCGATCCCGCGGCTGGTTTCAAGTGGGGCTTCCTCACCCACAAACTGGCCGAGATGAGAGTGAAAGCTGCGCCCAAGGGCGACTAG
- the FAM110D gene encoding protein FAM110D, whose protein sequence is MLLASPSTPSRGRTPSAVERLEADKAKYVKTHQVIARRQEPALRGGPGPLTPHPCNELGTPASPRTPRPARRGSGRRLPRPDSLIFYRQKRDCKVSVNKENAKGQGLVRRLFLGSPRDATSSSPGSTERPAASGGWAAPQDAPEAAGKRALCPTCSLPLSEKERFFNYCGLERALVEVLGAERFSPQTWGADASPHPGTSPPPGSGDASDWTSSDGGADRPDGAEGGGSEAAGSARDGRPQVSVVERNARVIQWLYGCQRARGPPRESEV, encoded by the coding sequence ATGCTCCTAGCCTCTCCCTCTACCCCGTCCAGGGGACGGACCCCCAGCGCCGTGGAGAGGCTGGAGGCCGACAAAGCCAAGTATGTCAAGACGCACCAGGTGATAGCGCGACGCCAAGAGCCAGCTCTGCGTGGAGGTCCCGGGCCGCTCACCCCGCACCCCTGCAACGAGCTGGGAACCCCTGCATCGCCCAGGACGCCCAGGCCCGCCCGCCGGGGCAGCGGCAGGCGGCTGCCAAGGCCTGACTCTCTCATCTTCTACCGCCAGAAGCGGGACTGCAAGGTTTCGGTGAACAAAGAGAACGCCAAGGGCCAGGGGCTGGTGCGGCGCCTTTTCCTGGGCTCCCCTCGAGACGCCACCTCGAGCAGCCCGGGCTCAACGGAGCGACCCGCAGCTTCTGGAGGTTGGGCCGCGCCCCAAGATGCCCCGGAGGCGGCGGGAAAGCGGGCATTGTGCCCCACATGCTCGCTGCCCCTGTCGGAGAAGGAGCGCTTCTTCAACTACTGCGGCCTGGAGCGCGCGCTGGTGGAGGTGTTGGGCGCCGAGCGCTTCTCTCCGCAGACCTGGGGCGCCGACGCCAGCCCCCACCCCGGAACGTCACCGCCGCCTGGCTCCGGGGACGCCAGCGACTGGACATCCAGCGATGGCGGCGCAGATCGCCCGGACGGTGCAGAGGGCGGCGGCTCGGAGGCTGCGGGCTCAGCCCGGGACGGGCGCCCCCAGGTGTCGGTAGTGGAGCGCAACGCGCGCGTCATCCAATGGCTATATGGCTGCCAGCGTGCCCGCGGCCCGCCGCGCGAGTCCGAGGTGTGA